The Patescibacteria group bacterium DNA segment ATCCCAATCTTCTTCGCTTAATTCCGCAAATGATTTAAACGGATAAATGCCCGCGTTGTTGACCATAATATCGACGCGCCCGAATTTTTCCAAAGTTTTCCCGAGCAAATTTTCCACGTCGGATCTATGGGAAACGTCGCAGCCGACGCCGATCGCTTCGACGCCCATCTTTCTGATTTCATCCGCCACCGGCTCGCAATCCTTTTGATTCAAATCGGCGATGACGATATTACAGCCGAGACTGGCTAACTCTTCAGTAATCCCCCGGCCGATCCCCCGCGCCGCGCCGGTCACGATCGCCACTTTATTTTTTAACGACATATTAATTTTTGTCTTCCGGCCGCCCTCCTTAAATCGTGGCTATTGCCGAAATAACTTTAATATATAAAAATTATTTTAAATATTGCTCGACATCGATCCAGCCGGAAAGCTGCGTCGCCGTACCGACATAGCCGCTGGTATTGATAGTTGTGCCTTTGTGAATTCCCAGATGCAGATGCTTGCGCTCGCCGGCAGTTTCCGCGCTATAGCCTTGGCCTAAAATTCCTAGTTGTTCGCCGCCCGATAAATTCTCGCCGACCTTAACTCCGATACTGGTTAATTTCAAATGGCCATAGACTACCGTCACATCCTGGCCGCTGATCTTGCAGCGCTCGACGGCCATGCCGCCATAGCCGCGCGCGGTTTCCTTGATCGCCAGTGTCCCGGTACAGATGGCATAAACCGGAACGATCGAATCGGTTTCGCTGGCAAAAGCTTCAAAATCAACGCCGGTATGATAACCGGAAAACCTTTCCGGGCTGACCGGCGAATGGCCGGGCGAAACTTTTATCCCGAAAGGTTTTTTAGTAATCCTTTCCAGAGCATTGGCGATCGGCTCGGCAATCAATCTTTTCGGTTTATCCGCCGCGGCAACGCTCTTTCCAGTACTTGAAGCGATAGCCGGCGCATCGGTTGAAATAATATTACTAACCGGAGGAATTGGATTTATTTTTACATTTTTACTTTTAGGCGCCAAAATAAAATACAAGCCGACAATGACAAAGGCAATAACCGAATAAGCTAAGATTTTAAAAAAAATTTTGAACATGGCGGCCGGCGAATCATCTAATTTTTAAAAGGAGAAACTTGATACTCATTAGATTTTTTTGATTGAAAAAACTTCTGTATTTCAAAGATGATAAATATCGAGGAGCTGGCCGCCGTTATCATTAATATTTCCATTGCCGAAAGAGGAACGAATCCGAAAACACCGGCCAGCGGAGAATAGATCGCGATCAGCTGCAGGCCCACCGCGATCGCGATCGAATAAACCAGAAATTTATTGCTGAAAAATCCTATTTCCCAGATATTTCTCTTGCTGCGGCAGGATAAGACTATGAACATCTCGCAAAAAACCGCCGTGGTCAGCGCCATTGTTCTGGCTTTTTCCAGATCGACCTGATAATAAAGAGCGAAAAGCCCCATCGTCACGACAAAGGAGCATGTTCCGG contains these protein-coding regions:
- a CDS encoding M23 family metallopeptidase: MFKIFFKILAYSVIAFVIVGLYFILAPKSKNVKINPIPPVSNIISTDAPAIASSTGKSVAAADKPKRLIAEPIANALERITKKPFGIKVSPGHSPVSPERFSGYHTGVDFEAFASETDSIVPVYAICTGTLAIKETARGYGGMAVERCKISGQDVTVVYGHLKLTSIGVKVGENLSGGEQLGILGQGYSAETAGERKHLHLGIHKGTTINTSGYVGTATQLSGWIDVEQYLK
- a CDS encoding cation-translocating P-type ATPase C-terminal domain-containing protein — encoded protein: GTCSFVVTMGLFALYYQVDLEKARTMALTTAVFCEMFIVLSCRSKRNIWEIGFFSNKFLVYSIAIAVGLQLIAIYSPLAGVFGFVPLSAMEILMITAASSSIFIIFEIQKFFQSKKSNEYQVSPFKN